In Myripristis murdjan chromosome 9, fMyrMur1.1, whole genome shotgun sequence, the following proteins share a genomic window:
- the nr5a1a gene encoding steroidogenic factor 1a: protein MLGDKAQGVTLKVMEYTYDDDLEELCPVCGDKVSGYHYGLLTCESCKGFFKRTVQNNKRYTCAENQECKIDKTQRKRCPFCRFQKCLSVGMRLEAVRADRMRGGRNKFGPMYKRDRALKQQKKALIRSNGFKLETAVPPPASPLQNDYSFTSSLHSPPTISKSLLPSTPTSITPTDYEGSLYGPPSLGMAMQSHVPLTTQYQYMAFPGRAIKAECPDYTSSPESLTGYAYPDMYPSGSPQPPSLPPLVLELLRCDPDELVVQSKIVAHLQQEQSGRGRLDKPSTFSLMCRMADQTLFSIVEWARSCIFFKELRVGDQMKLLHNCWSELLVLDHIFRQVQHGKEDSILLVTGQEVELSTILSQAEATLTGLVQRGQELAARLQALQVDRREIACFKFLLLFNPNVKLLENQAFVEGVQEQVNGALLEYTLSTYPQFQEKFGQLVVRLPELRSLSTQAEDYLCYMHLSGEVPCNNLLIEMLHAKRALV, encoded by the exons ATGTTGGGAGACAAAGCTCAAG GTGTGACTTTGAAGGTTATGGAATACACATATGACGATGACCTGGAAGAGCTGTGTCCTGTCTGCGGAGACAAGGTGTCCGGATACCACTACGGTCTTCTCACCTGCGAGAGCTGCAAG GGCTTCTTCAAGAGGACAGTTCAGAATAACAAGAGGTACACATGTGCGGAGAACCAGGAGTGTAAAATAGACAAGACCCAGAGGAAGAGATGTCCCTTCTGTCGCTTCCAGAAATGCCTCAGCGTAGGGATGCGACTAGAAG CGGTGCGTGCGGATCGCATGCGTGGGGGCAGGAACAAGTTTGGCCCCATGTACAAGCGAGATAGGGCCTTGAAGCAGCAGAAGAAAGCCTTGATACGATCCAACGGCTTCAAGCTGGAGACCGCGGTTCCTCCGCCGGCCTCGCCTCTTCAGAACGACTACAGCTTCACCAGTTCACTGCACAGCCCACCCACCATCTCCAAAAGCCTGCTGCCCTCCACCCCGACCTCTATCACCCCCACAGACTACGAGGGCAGCCTCTACGGGCCCCCGTCTCTGGGAATGGCCATGCAGTCCCACGTACCCCTCACTACCCAGTACCAGTACATGGCCTTCCCTGGCAGGGCCATCAAGGCCGAGTGCCCTGATTACACCAGCTCCCCGGAGTCGCTGACAGGATACGCCTACCCCGACATGTACCCGTCAGGCTCACCTCAGCCACCGAGCCTGCCTCCTCTGGTGCTGGAGCTTCTGCGCTGTGACCCGGACGAGCTGGTGGTGCAGAGCAAGATCGTGGCCCAcctgcagcaggagcagagcGGCCGAGGCCGGCTGGACAAGCCCAGCACCTTCAGCCTCATGTGTCGCATGGCAGACCAGACGCTCTTTTCCATAGTGGAGTGGGCCCGGAGCTGCATCTTCTTCAAGGAGCTGAGG GTGGGAGACCAAATGAAGCTCCTTCATAACTGCTGGTCTGAGCTGCTGGTCCTGGATCACATTTTCCGACAAGTGCAGCACGGCAAAGAAGACAGCATCCTGCTGGTGACTGGCCAGGAG GTTGAGCTGTCGACCATCCTGTCCCAAGCCGAGGCCACTCTGACTGGCCTGGTCCAGAGAGGTCAGGAGCTGGCGGCGAGGCTGCAGGCGTTGCAGGTCGACCGCAGAGAGATCGCCTGCTTTaaattcctcctcctcttcaaccCCA ATGTGAAGCTGCTGGAGAACCAGGCTTTCGTGGAGGGCGTCCAGGAGCAGGTGAACGGGGCTCTGCTGGAGTACACCCTGTCCACTTACCCCCAGTTCCAGGAGAAGTTTGGCCAGCTGGTGGTGCGGCTGCCGGAGCTGCGGTCCCTCAGCACCCAGGCCGAGGACTACCTGTGCTACATGCACCTGAGCGGCGAGGTGCCCTGCAACAACCTGCTGATCGAGATGCTGCACGCCAAGCGGGCGTTAGTGTGA